In Halomarina salina, one DNA window encodes the following:
- a CDS encoding potassium channel family protein, protein MKFVIAGYGRVGIRTADILGSEGHEVSIVDNDPEKIERATSEGFDAYFGEGDDEEVLREAGLETADALGGLTGDLNVNLSACVIGDAYDCRTVMRIDDDYHADIYEKYAAEVDEVIYPERLGAAGAKTALLGGDFDVLGDLTESLSAASVVVDEGASVVGQRVVEVDVPDGVLIYAHGSANEPMTIPLPQTEIGVGDEVAFIAEPDLVASVRAQFSGEEAA, encoded by the coding sequence ATGAAGTTCGTCATCGCCGGCTACGGGCGCGTCGGGATTCGGACCGCGGACATCCTCGGCTCGGAGGGCCACGAGGTCTCCATCGTCGACAACGACCCCGAGAAGATAGAACGCGCTACTTCGGAGGGGTTCGACGCCTACTTCGGCGAGGGTGACGACGAGGAGGTGCTCCGCGAGGCGGGACTGGAGACCGCGGACGCGCTGGGTGGGCTGACGGGCGACCTGAACGTCAACCTGAGCGCGTGCGTCATCGGCGACGCCTACGACTGTCGGACGGTCATGCGCATCGACGACGACTACCACGCCGACATCTACGAGAAGTACGCCGCGGAGGTCGACGAGGTCATCTACCCCGAGCGACTCGGCGCGGCGGGGGCGAAGACGGCGCTGCTCGGCGGCGACTTCGACGTGCTCGGCGACCTCACCGAGAGCCTCTCGGCGGCGAGCGTCGTCGTCGACGAGGGAGCGTCGGTCGTCGGCCAGCGCGTCGTCGAGGTGGACGTGCCCGACGGCGTGCTCATCTACGCCCACGGCAGCGCGAACGAACCGATGACCATCCCGCTGCCCCAGACCGAGATCGGCGTCGGCGACGAGGTCGCGTTCATCGCCGAACCGGACCTCGTCGCGTCGGTGCGAGCGCAGTTCAGCGGCGAGGAAGCGGCCTGA
- a CDS encoding aldo/keto reductase has protein sequence MHYRTLGDSGVEVSEVGFGAWVVGTDWWGDRSEDDAKEMIRFALDQGITFFDTGDVYGHGRSEELVGEALADVRDEVTLATKIGYDFYDNPQAGHGELPKEMDADYLRDAFEQSLDRLDTDYVDLLQLHNANAAEVDDEVLELLDELREEGKVDAIGWALGPSIGWLAEGEAAVEHDFDAIQTVYNLFEQVPGQHFLDTIREHDADTSLVARVPHSSGLLNEQVRPDTELEEGDHRGFRPDEWYETGWEKLENLRFLERDGERTMAQAAIQWLLSHDEVASVTPTFRTREDVEEWAAASETPPLTPGEVERVEELYEQNFGVDRDDGMDALRSSVEGKDLEGTGMQWAGR, from the coding sequence ATGCACTACCGGACGCTCGGTGACTCCGGCGTAGAGGTGAGCGAGGTCGGCTTCGGCGCGTGGGTCGTCGGCACCGACTGGTGGGGCGACCGCTCCGAGGACGACGCCAAGGAGATGATCCGCTTCGCACTCGACCAGGGCATCACGTTCTTCGACACCGGCGACGTCTACGGCCACGGCCGCTCCGAGGAACTCGTCGGCGAGGCGCTCGCGGACGTCCGCGACGAGGTGACCCTCGCTACCAAGATCGGCTACGACTTCTACGACAACCCGCAGGCGGGCCACGGTGAACTCCCGAAGGAGATGGACGCCGACTACCTGCGCGACGCCTTCGAGCAGTCGCTGGACCGTCTCGACACCGACTACGTCGACCTGCTGCAGCTCCACAACGCGAACGCCGCGGAGGTCGACGACGAGGTGCTCGAACTCCTCGACGAACTGCGCGAGGAGGGCAAGGTCGACGCTATCGGGTGGGCGCTCGGCCCCTCTATCGGCTGGCTGGCCGAGGGCGAGGCCGCCGTCGAACACGACTTCGATGCCATCCAGACCGTCTACAACCTGTTCGAGCAGGTGCCGGGCCAGCACTTCCTCGACACCATCCGCGAGCACGACGCCGACACGAGTCTCGTCGCTCGCGTCCCGCACTCCTCGGGCCTGCTGAACGAGCAGGTCCGCCCCGACACCGAACTGGAAGAGGGCGACCACCGCGGCTTCCGGCCCGACGAGTGGTACGAGACCGGCTGGGAGAAGCTGGAGAACCTGCGGTTCCTCGAACGCGACGGCGAGCGGACGATGGCGCAGGCGGCCATCCAGTGGCTCCTGAGCCACGACGAGGTGGCCTCCGTCACGCCGACGTTCCGCACCCGCGAGGACGTCGAGGAGTGGGCCGCCGCCAGCGAGACGCCGCCGCTGACGCCCGGCGAGGTCGAACGCGTCGAGGAACTGTACGAGCAGAACTTCGGCGTCGACCGCGACGACGGGATGGACGCGCTCCGCTCGTCGGTCGAGGGGAAGGACCTGGAGGGTACCGGCATGCAGTGGGCCGGTCGCTGA
- a CDS encoding extracellular solute-binding protein: MREQRTATRRRVLEAAGTVGLASVAGLAGCLGGAAPQGETESLASGAGTGSDSTSGRGGRDSLTVFHAGSLSPPFSAVEDAFEAERGVAVDREPKGSVGSTKKVTEQGRSADVLGVSDYRLLRDVLVPEFGDWYAIFATNALTIAYTDDSTGADEIGPDNWWEVLARDDVTFAHSDPAVDPNGYRSVMAMQLGAVEFRGERLFDESTSKALREKALVPTGTETELFGQLRSGKLDYAWQYQSAEASRDVNTVDLQPAVDLSEASAEYADHYANAAVEAGGTTYTGAPIAYGVAVPGTAEAPDLGREWVEFLVSEPGREILAENGFSPVAPAVVPSSVEGAVPENVLAHAEARETLGPLRL; this comes from the coding sequence ATGAGGGAACAACGGACGGCGACCCGTCGCCGCGTGCTGGAGGCGGCCGGCACTGTGGGCCTCGCGAGCGTCGCCGGACTCGCTGGCTGTCTCGGCGGTGCCGCGCCGCAGGGTGAGACCGAGAGTCTGGCCAGTGGAGCCGGGACGGGGTCCGACAGTACGAGCGGCCGCGGCGGACGGGACTCGCTGACCGTGTTCCACGCCGGGAGCCTCTCGCCGCCGTTCTCGGCCGTCGAGGACGCGTTCGAGGCCGAACGCGGGGTCGCGGTCGACCGCGAGCCGAAGGGGTCGGTCGGGTCGACGAAGAAGGTGACCGAGCAGGGCCGTTCGGCGGACGTCCTCGGCGTCTCCGACTACCGGCTGCTGCGCGACGTGCTCGTCCCGGAGTTCGGCGACTGGTACGCCATCTTCGCCACGAACGCCCTCACCATCGCCTACACCGACGACTCGACCGGGGCCGACGAGATCGGTCCCGACAACTGGTGGGAGGTGCTCGCCCGCGACGACGTCACGTTCGCCCACAGCGACCCCGCCGTGGACCCGAACGGCTACCGGTCGGTGATGGCGATGCAACTCGGCGCGGTCGAGTTCCGGGGCGAACGCCTGTTCGACGAGTCCACCTCGAAAGCACTCCGCGAGAAGGCGCTCGTCCCCACCGGAACCGAGACGGAGCTGTTCGGACAGCTCCGGTCGGGGAAGCTGGACTACGCCTGGCAGTACCAGTCGGCGGAGGCGAGCCGGGACGTGAACACCGTCGACCTCCAGCCGGCGGTCGACCTCTCGGAGGCATCAGCCGAGTACGCCGACCACTACGCGAACGCCGCGGTCGAGGCCGGCGGCACCACCTACACCGGCGCGCCCATCGCCTACGGCGTCGCCGTCCCGGGTACCGCCGAGGCTCCCGACCTCGGCCGGGAGTGGGTCGAGTTCCTCGTCTCGGAGCCGGGACGCGAGATACTGGCCGAAAACGGGTTCTCGCCGGTCGCCCCGGCCGTCGTCCCGTCGTCGGTCGAGGGCGCGGTCCCCGAGAACGTGCTGGCGCACGCCGAAGCGCGCGAGACGCTCGGCCCGCTCCGGTTGTGA
- a CDS encoding dihydrodipicolinate synthase family protein produces the protein MHGTGAPVVTPFDESGAVDEAALRETVEWQEARGIDFLVPCGSTSEAPLMTPDERARVTEVVCDAASGPVLAGTGHAGLAATKDQTERASKAGADGALVVTPFYFDHGPETMRRYYEAVADASPIPVYLYSVPVFTDVALDPDTVESLATHSNVHGMKDSSGDIGTFQRLRDRTPDDFDLFVGSGSVYAPALDAGADGSITSLANLVPEAASEVYETHAEYGAEARELSAALVELNVAVTETYGIPGLKAAMRDRGAPAGYPRSPFEDVDDETREQLTELVDDVLVLV, from the coding sequence ATGCACGGTACTGGTGCACCGGTAGTGACGCCGTTCGACGAGTCCGGAGCGGTCGACGAGGCCGCGCTGCGGGAGACTGTCGAGTGGCAGGAGGCGCGCGGTATCGACTTCCTCGTCCCGTGTGGCTCGACGAGCGAGGCCCCGCTCATGACGCCGGACGAACGCGCCCGCGTCACCGAAGTCGTCTGTGACGCCGCGAGCGGTCCGGTGCTGGCGGGAACGGGCCACGCGGGACTGGCCGCGACGAAGGACCAGACCGAACGCGCGTCCAAGGCGGGGGCCGACGGCGCACTGGTCGTCACCCCGTTCTACTTCGACCACGGCCCCGAGACGATGCGCCGTTACTACGAGGCCGTCGCCGACGCCAGTCCGATTCCCGTCTACCTCTACAGCGTCCCGGTGTTCACGGACGTCGCGCTCGACCCGGACACCGTCGAGTCGCTGGCGACCCACTCGAACGTCCACGGGATGAAGGATTCGAGCGGGGACATCGGGACCTTCCAGCGCCTCCGGGACCGGACGCCCGACGACTTCGACCTGTTCGTGGGGAGCGGGAGCGTCTACGCGCCGGCGCTCGACGCGGGGGCCGACGGGAGCATCACGTCGCTCGCGAACCTCGTCCCCGAGGCGGCCAGCGAGGTGTACGAGACGCACGCGGAGTACGGGGCAGAGGCCCGCGAGCTGAGCGCGGCGCTGGTCGAACTGAACGTCGCCGTCACCGAGACGTACGGGATACCGGGGCTGAAGGCGGCGATGCGCGACCGGGGCGCGCCAGCGGGCTACCCCCGGTCGCCGTTCGAGGACGTGGACGACGAGACGCGAGAGCAACTGACGGAACTCGTCGACGACGTCCTCGTGCTGGTCTGA
- a CDS encoding acyltransferase, with the protein MTKRHVSLPSDAEEGLEAFLTEVDDRLSGPEDTCEVVRDTLVDLYGDREAWERWQAGGDVSPAERVRLQGYDPCNSTIESEYYAEKDEERFRRSKHLQWLWRQFDATPMADNVDFALRFRQMLADHLFEEAGENLRIFKDVSFSYGHNITVGDNTVIHDDVHLDDRGRLDIGSRVSISDGAHIYSHDHDIVDQTEVSNFHTVVEDDARVTYDAMVRAGCTVGENSVVGARAVVQGDVPAHHVVVGMPARSIAVKPGYEDVAEPVPEDGSLPNHQSDREIPYDLPDDLDVFDEFGRDVGGPVDPHERPHRR; encoded by the coding sequence ATGACGAAACGGCACGTCTCGCTACCGTCGGACGCCGAGGAGGGACTGGAGGCGTTCCTGACGGAGGTGGACGACCGACTGTCGGGGCCGGAGGACACGTGCGAGGTGGTCCGGGACACGCTGGTCGACCTCTACGGGGACCGGGAGGCGTGGGAACGGTGGCAGGCGGGGGGCGACGTCTCGCCCGCAGAGCGCGTCCGGTTGCAGGGGTACGACCCGTGCAACTCGACCATCGAGTCGGAGTACTACGCCGAGAAGGACGAGGAGCGGTTCCGGCGCTCGAAGCACCTCCAGTGGCTCTGGCGACAGTTCGACGCCACGCCGATGGCCGACAACGTCGACTTCGCCCTCCGGTTCCGCCAGATGCTCGCCGACCACCTGTTCGAGGAGGCGGGCGAGAACCTCCGCATCTTCAAGGACGTCTCCTTCTCCTACGGCCACAACATCACCGTCGGCGACAACACGGTCATCCACGACGACGTCCACCTCGACGACCGGGGTCGCCTCGACATCGGGTCGCGCGTCTCCATCTCCGACGGCGCGCACATCTACAGCCACGACCACGACATCGTCGACCAGACGGAGGTGAGCAACTTCCACACGGTCGTCGAGGACGACGCACGGGTCACCTACGACGCGATGGTCCGGGCCGGCTGCACCGTCGGCGAGAACAGCGTCGTCGGCGCACGGGCGGTCGTCCAGGGCGACGTGCCCGCCCACCACGTCGTCGTCGGGATGCCCGCGCGCTCCATCGCCGTGAAACCGGGGTACGAGGACGTCGCCGAACCGGTCCCCGAGGACGGCAGCCTGCCGAACCACCAGTCCGACCGCGAGATTCCCTACGACCTGCCCGACGACCTGGACGTGTTCGACGAGTTCGGCCGCGACGTCGGCGGACCGGTCGACCCGCACGAGCGCCCGCACCGACGCTGA
- a CDS encoding TOBE domain-containing protein, which translates to MDPGFDARLREAGTTFDERDATLLRAVDEQGSLNAAASALGRSYARAHERLDDLEAAFGPLVERQRGGAGGGGSHLTENARDLLARFDRLQSALSGTAAVEETILTGRVVDRDGELATVETAAGRMRALAPETDRVQVTIRADSVTLHAPDDAPAAGGTSARNRFEARVTGVDRGEAVALVTVSVEAETDSGDVESEASDDTDGDAEQEPTLAALVTVDSVDRLGLEPGSRVVATLKATATRATPAPER; encoded by the coding sequence ATGGACCCGGGGTTCGACGCTCGACTCCGCGAGGCCGGGACGACGTTCGACGAGCGCGACGCGACGCTCCTGCGTGCGGTCGACGAGCAGGGGTCGCTCAACGCCGCGGCGAGCGCCCTCGGCCGGTCGTACGCCCGCGCTCACGAGCGACTCGACGACCTGGAGGCTGCGTTCGGGCCGCTGGTCGAGCGTCAGCGCGGCGGTGCCGGCGGCGGTGGGAGTCACCTCACCGAGAACGCCCGCGACCTGCTCGCCCGGTTCGACCGACTCCAGAGCGCGCTCTCCGGGACGGCGGCCGTCGAGGAGACCATCCTGACGGGCCGCGTCGTCGACCGCGACGGCGAACTCGCCACCGTCGAGACGGCCGCCGGGCGAATGCGGGCGCTCGCACCGGAGACCGACCGCGTGCAGGTCACGATTCGCGCCGACAGCGTCACGCTCCACGCCCCGGACGACGCTCCCGCAGCGGGTGGGACGAGCGCACGCAACCGGTTCGAGGCGCGGGTGACGGGCGTCGACCGTGGCGAGGCCGTCGCACTGGTCACGGTCTCCGTCGAGGCGGAGACTGACAGCGGCGACGTGGAGAGCGAAGCGAGCGACGACACGGACGGCGACGCTGAGCAAGAGCCTACCCTCGCGGCACTGGTCACCGTCGACAGCGTCGACCGACTCGGACTGGAGCCAGGGAGTCGGGTCGTCGCGACGCTGAAGGCGACGGCGACGCGGGCGACGCCCGCACCCGAGCGGTGA